A window from Setaria italica strain Yugu1 chromosome VIII, Setaria_italica_v2.0, whole genome shotgun sequence encodes these proteins:
- the LOC101755369 gene encoding putative disease resistance RPP13-like protein 3, whose translation MDLVAGAVGSVIGKLGELLQAEYKLQKGLPQQIESLKHELESAQTALSKVGEVRPEQLDPQVRLWASEVREASYDMEDILDTCLVSILDVDAPADNKSGLLKRLLKNIADFLKKSKPRHTIAGAIEDMKKRLQEVADRRNRFSVAVALPSPATKPDPRLADMHKEAKQLIGIDNPRAELIAMLLPDLKNKKRKAMLLPAFGDSDVSGGSRSSRKMKIVSVVGVGGLGKTTLAKAVYDELQSQYDCGAFLSIGREPDLAQVLINILQHLDINKYTAIHNVKDQSLLIVELRKFLQNKRYFIVIDDVWDITTWNIIKSAFVNNDTGSIVITTTRNRDVASREEVYELCTLSPYHSEKLFKTRLFGVNGEYPANHPAEASENILKKCGGIPLAIITMASLLVGKSREDWFDVCNSPGFYRGNKGNQQVDDTEWILSLSYYDMPSYLRTCLLYLSVYPEDYEIDKHSLIWKWIAEGFVEKRRGTSLFQQGEEYFNQLINRSMIQAVEPSDDSREIEVCGCRVHDMVLDLIRDLSYKENFVTISNDGEGTSPHQNRVRRLAHQNRIMKQTQQDDHTDMAHVRSLVACDCDIENLVLHPSYKLLRVLDLEGCTVPSEVWQGLKHLGNLLHLRYLGLRSTRGCYELPQEIGKLKFLQTLDLEDSEIVVLPSCVCQLTQLVFLRGDFRTCAPDGSFLRKVTSLEYLSIRIYNLAKESQRQFMKDVGNLSEVRVLCIRGSWEGMVQLDLVHSLGNLHKLQHLELREDLNSNGEAATREWDRVVLPWHLRHLDLDPILFRQLPSYISPAHLPILGYLCLRVDHMDEAGLRALGALPELRFLELSTPRPSMACTATVANINTAPDGFFKKLRCCLLHGWMVQLVLNEDSNGVSFSILKGMGVVAFGSKTKDEYSRSIAPPPVMPNLQELWFDVLARALYKDGNRTCGDLGLKCLPSLRTIQIDVNCDGASTNDVEKAESELRNAAQLHPNGPRIELELFNQWTDQDDTESDDGDNVSAKEE comes from the exons ATGGATCTTGTGGCCGGGGCGGTGGGTAGTGTCATCGGCAAGCTCGGCGAGCTGCTCCAGGCGGAGTACAAGCTGCAGAAGGGCCTGCCTCAGCAAATCGAGTCTCTGAAACATGAGCTCGAGAGTGCGCAGACGGCTCTCAGCAAGGTCGGCGAGGTGCGGCCGGAGCAGCTGGATCCACAGGTCCGGCTGTGGGCTAGCGAGGTCAGGGAGGCGTCCTACGACATGGAGGACATCCTCGACACCTGCCTTGTCAGCATCCTCGACGTAGACGCCCCAGCTGATAACAAGAGTGGCCTGCTCAAACGTCTCCTCAAGAATATTGCCGACTTCCTCAAAAAGAGCAAGCCGCGCCACACCATCGCCGGCGCCATCGAGGACATGAAGAAGCGACTCCAGGAGGTGGCTGACCGCCGTAACAGGTTCTCCGTTGCGGTGGCTCTGCCTTCCCCGGCGACGAAGCCGGATCCTCGCCTTGCGGACATGCACAAAGAAGCGAAGCAGCTCATCGGCATTGACAATCCGAGGGCAGAGCTCATAGCCATGCTTCTGCCTGatctcaaaaacaaaaaaagaaaagccatgCTTCTGCCGGCGTTCGGAGATTCTGACGTCTCCGGTggcagcagaagcagcagaaAGATGAAGATAGTTTCTGTGGTTGGAGTTGGGGGACTGGGCAAGACAACTCTTGCCAAGGCGGTTTACGATGAGCTTCAATCGCAATATGATTGTGGAGCCTTTCTTTCCATTGGCCGGGAACCTGACCTGGCGCAAGTCCtcatcaacatattgcaacATCTCGACATAAACAAATACACGGCCATTCACAATGTAAAGGACCAATCCCTGCTCATTGTAGAACTCCGAAAATTCCTCCAAAACAAGAG GTACTTCATCGTCATTGATGATGTATGGGACATAACAACTTGGAACATAATCAAATCAGCTTTTGTTAACAATGACACTGGAAGTATAGTAATCACAACTACTCGCAATCGAGATGTAGCCAGCAGGGAGGAGGTTTACGAGCTATGCACACTTTCCCCTTATCACTCAGAGAAATTATTCAAAACGAGGCTATTTGGTGTTAATGGTGAATATCCTGCTAATCACCCTGCGGAGGCATCTGAAAATATTCTGAAAAAATGTGGTGGTATACCATTAGCTATCATCACAATGGCCAGTTTGTTGGTAGGTAAATCAAGAGAAGATTGGTTTGATGTGTGCAACTCTCCTGGTTTCTATCGTGGTAATAAGGGTAACCAGCAAGTAGATGATACTGAGTGGATATTGTCTCTTAGCTACTATGATATGCCTTCTTATCTAAGGACCTGCTTACTGTATCTAAGTGTGTATCCAGAAGATTATGAGATTGATAAACATTCTTTGATATGGAAATGGATAGCCGAAGGTTTTgtggagaagagaagaggaacCAGCTTGTTTCAGCAGGGAGAGGAATACTTCAATCAGCTCATAAATAGAAGCATGATCCAGGCGGTCGAGCCATCAGATGACAGCAGGGAAATAGAAGTATGTGGCTGTCGAGTTCATGACATGGTGCTTGATCTCATCCGTGACTTATCATATAAAGAAAACTTTGTGACTATCTCAAATGATGGTGAAGGAACATCACCACATCAGAACAGGGTGCGCAGGTTAGCTCACCAGAACAGAATTATGAAGCAAACTCAGCAGGACGATCACACGGACATGGCACACGTGAGGTCATTGGTTGCCTGTGATTGTGATATTGAGAATTTGGTCTTGCATCCAAGCTACAAACTCTTGCGAGTGCTAGATTTAGAGGGATGCACAGTACCTTCGGAAGTATGGCAGGGTCTTAAGCACCTTGGAAATCTACTTCATTTGAGGTACCTTGGTCTACGAAGTACACGTGGTTGTTATGAGCTCCCACAAGAAATAGGAAAACTGAAGTTTCTACAGACACTTGACTTGGAAGATTCTGAAATAGTGGTACTGCCATCATGCGTTTGCCAGTTAACACAGTTGGTTTTCCTACGTGGTGACTTTCGTACATGCGCCCCGGATGGGTCATTCCTTAGGAAGGTCACATCATTAGAGTACCTGAGTATACGTATTTATAACCTGGCTAAGGAGTCCCAGCGGCAATTTATGAAGGACGTTGGCAACCTGAGTGAAGTCAGGGTGCTCTGCATTAGAGGTAGTTGGGAAGGGATGGTGCAGTTAGATCTAGTGCATTCACTCGGCAATCTCCACAAACTCCAGCATCTGGAACTGAGGGAGGATCTAAATAGCAATGGTGAAGCCGCAACGAGGGAGTGGGACAGAGTGGTGCTTCCGTGGCATCTTCGGCATTTGGATTTAGATCCTATACTATTCCGTCAGCTGCCATCATATATTAGTCCCGCGCATCTCCCCATCCTTGGCTACTTGTGTTTGCGTGTGGATCATATGGATGAGGCAGGTCTGAGAGCCCTGGGTGCATTGCCAGAGCTCCGTTTCCTCGAGTTGTCAACGCCTCGGCCATCGATGGCTTGCACAGCAACTGTAGCTAATATAAATACTGCGCCCGATGGCTTCTTCAAGAAGTTGAGATGTTGCTTGTTGCATGGCTGGATGGTCCAGTTGGTGCTCAACGAGGACTCCAATGGTGTTTCGTTTAGCATCTTGAAGGGGATGGGTGTTGTAGCCTTTGGTTCCAAAACAAAGGATGAGTACAGCAGATCAATAGCACCACCACCTGTGATGCCGAACCTCCAAGAGCTTTGGTTTGACGTTCTCGCCAGGGCCTTATATAAGGATGGAAACCGTACCTGCGGTGATCTCGGGCTGAAGTGCCTCCCTTCACTTCGCACTATCCAAATAGATGTCAATTGTGATGGTGCCTCTACTAATGATGTGGAGAAAGCAGAGAGTGAGCTGAGGAATGCAGCACAACTCCATCCCAACGGCCCAAGAATCGAACTCGAACTATTCAATCAATGGACAGACCAAGATGACACAGAG TCCGACGATGGTGATAATGTTTCCGCGAAAGAAGAGTAA